The region ACTCCAAAGAGTCGTATCGTCTTCACTACAGGTGGTGTCGCAATGAGGAACATGGATTCAAGAACCGGTGGTGTCTCTGTCATAGGCTCTGGTATTAGGCGCACAACCGTGGTGTGGTGTCGACGGCGTGATGACACAGGCAGCGGCATTGGTAGCGCCCCTGCAAATCCCGAGGATGCTTGCCTTTTCCGCCCACTGCCACCAACCTCATTCCCAGCACGCGGATTGGCTTGTCCTAACGGTGCAGACAAGCCATGAGGCGATGTGGTGAATGAAGAAAGGTTTGCACGAGCCCCCGACCTGCAGCAGATGAAGAGACGACCGCACATAGCTCCACGGAAGAAGGAGATGGTGTCTCCGGCTTTGAGGCCCTTCTCCTTAACAAAGCATCCCCAGCCTTTGGTCAGGCCATGGATCTTCTTGTTCCCTCAATACCTGAAGCGCCACTGCTTCCCAGGCACCACGCCATCCTCAACGAAGACGGTGAAGTGACCGTCCTGGCCCTGGACCATCCTTCCTAGTTTCCAAGCATGCCCTTCTGAAATTCCAAGCCATTCAGTGTTCCCACATATGTCGCTTGGCATCAAAAGCTTCTCAAATAGGTACTCCGTCTCTAAGACCTCTATGTCAGCTACATCTTCAACCCCAACGGTGGTAGCGGAGAGTGCTAGAGAAGCTGCCATGGAGGAGCCCTTGAACTTACAGCAGGGGACGATGGGGAGGATTAGTGCAAATTTGAGGTCCACGCTATTGGGATATATGAAGGAGAGTTGGAAGCACGCATTCACACTAGCGGCTATAGTGGAAACTAAGTGCAGCCTAGCACTTTCCTGGATTAGTTTCTGGTGTAACTGCTGAATTGTTATGTACTTATCAAAGATATTCATTTCTCACTTATTTTGGCAATACTAGTATTGATAGCCCCATGCGTTACTGTCATATGTTTATTCTCTTCATGGCTATAGAAAAAATCCGCGTAAAATTGATAGCCCTAGTAtggaaaaaatacaattatagaCAGCTATAGATAATGTGATGTGAATACATAATATTATGGCAGAGCACATATATGAGAAAACACAATGACATATGAACATATAACTTCAATCTTAGATAGCCTTTCGATGGCATACTGATTCTCCCCTTGAATGTAGCACATTCACTAGAGTGAATGTTTTTCCATCCCATGCTATATGTGGCAGTGCAAATGCCAGCTCACGGGTGCCAACCGagctatttatttataataagaatATGGCtagtattgattatttttatgtggTGATGAGATGACAATAGTTGTGATGAGGTGGCATTACATGTGGGTAGCGAGAGCCTGACTGTCATTTTCCCAAATTGGGATTATACCAAATGATCAATATGTCAAGCATCTTATGATATTAAAACCATGTTTGTTTCAACTAAGGATTActgtaatctagattatatgGAAAGAATTTAAAACTACGTATTAGATTGTTGTGACGGCTTATTATAATCCGTAACCAagattactataatctgataagctcctCTAAGAGTACTTgttctagattattgggtggCTAAAGACCCACTATCATCTGGGTACTTAAATAATTACCTACATTATCATCCATTATATATTTCAGCTAATAATAATAcaacttataataatctgacttaataatttagattataataatcataaGTAGAAGCAGACATGGCCTAAGGCATCTCAAGCTTATCTCCACATTTCCTTTAACGGTAAGaatggattatatatataaacatagaGGCACCAAGGCCAGGATTTGTCGAGCCAATCAAGCTTGATAATTCCCACACCACAAGGAAAATGCTATTAGTCAGCAAGGTGGTTGGTCGCCATAGGACACATGTGCCGTCGAGTCCGCAGCCGCCGAGACCATAGCCGCGCGGCAGCCACCGAGCCCGcagccgccccgccgccgacgagcttgCAGCCCCCTGCTGTCGCCTCCGTGACCTAGCCTTGCAGCTGCCCCTGTTTTTGTGTGGCTGGAGATATGCAGCACGAACAGATAAGTTCTTGGTTATACTTTTGCTTTGTAGCCCCCCATGTATTCAAATATCAAGTTCATGGTTACAGTAGGGCCCTCACATCACTAGTCACCAAGGTTTTAGTTAACTTCAGGTAATAATATGTGCAAACTATACTGAAAGGTTGTAAGACTTTTAATAACCAAGTAATTAAGATGTTGGTTACTACTGTTTAGACTAGAGCCACCAAATTGCTTGGTAACTAAATACATGGTTACTAAAGGTATATTTTGGTGTAGTGCCAAGAAGGTGTGTCTATAGGCACAATAGAGCTCTCCATAGACAGAATAAAGATATACcttcaattttgtttaataaaataacaagagTTATAACATGTCaccaagcatttttttttgcttgaacTAGTGAAGTTCCTATTGTTTTGGTCAACTACATAGCTTTTGTAGGAACTTTGTAGTTTTtgaggaaaacaaaagaaatggaaGATTACATATGGCCTTACCACACCTCGACCAACCTTTTTGATCCCAAATACCCTTGTTGTGGCATGGCTAATCTTATGATTCTCGACTCACATTGTAAATGGCTAGAAAGGTTGCCCTAGCTCAACCAGCTGGGCTGCCCAAGAGGAGAGCTCAAGGCTCAACCAACCCCCGTTTCTCCCCCATAGCCCTAGAGGTGAATACTCGCTTGTCTTGCCTGGCATTTTCTCCCTCCATTTCCCCATGTTAATGCTCCCTCTTGCCATTGGTATGCCAAGGAAGGATAAGAAGAAAGGGGAGGAACAAAGGGAAGGGAAGTCATGAAGATTAACAGATTCTTTCATTGTCACTGCTTGTGGATCTACGTGACAAAGTTAGAGTTCaaggggatgattgtttgtctttttcatgtaaaaagcCAAGtggcatatttaaaaataaataaaaattatattatattatattatattatattatatatatatatattcctagctatctaaaagccaatgctaaaaaataaacatcggtaaaaaactccaaatttaatattaaaaattgaaattttgtcTTGTAAGATTaagcaaaagtaaaaatatggGGTGCAAAATTGTTTTATCTCTTGACATGGGGTTTAAGTGATCGATATGACTATTATTAGACAATACATATGCTAGGGGGGGAAATCATCACCATCACTCCAGCCGTACTCGTCTATATGATCACGTTCTAAtcgacaagaaaaaaaaaacaacagttGTTTACCATGTTTGTTCAACCAAGTTTTCACCGAAAAATCAAATTCGCATTTCCAGTATTGTTCTTCCGCTGACAAATTCTTCAGAGGTGAAGTTAATAGCAATGAATCAGTTCCCTTTACCTGCTCCTCCGTTAATAAACTCCAATGGATCATGTTAGCTATAACCACTAATACCTGTTCAAGTGTTGGGCGAGTgaatacaaacataaaaatacaagTCCTGAATTCCTAACTTGATTTTGTTCCTGGGTTGACGTAGGATTGGGTATCCAAACCCCGGCCTAGTTCTGTGACTTGCTACTTGCACAGTTGCACTGGATTATATTATCGTAAAACGTTGATGCTTATCTGTTCAGTTAATCAgatcttttgtaaaaaaaaaaaagacagtgGCTAGCTTCTAACTTCTAAGATATTTCAGCTCCCTAATGCACATTGTGAGCAGCTAGATAGATAGGTACAggcgaaatttttttattaaataaactttttagcaagtaattttattactaaactatcagacaaaattttttccaaactaATCCTTTGACCACACCAGTGTTAGTAGCGTGACAACACAACACTGCCACGCAGCATGGTCAGCGTGGTGTGGCGTGGCAGTCAGTGGCATGCCAAGACAATGCTGCCATGACAAGCTGTTTCGTCACGCTAATATTAATGGCGTAGCTAAAAGGTTTATACGGTGGAAATATGTTCCTCataggtttagtaataaaattatttattaaaaatgtttaaaaaataaaaaaaattcggtACAGGCACAGGTCTTCTTAGTTCAAACTGTATCATATCCTAAGAAAACTTATTAGTACCCCAATAATCCTCCCGATCATTTTGTACAAAGTTGCAAACTTTGCAATAAGAAATTGAAGGCAATGTTGATTAAGGAGCTAGCAGACAATCTCTTCATTCATACTTTTGTGGGATTAGAACCTGACTTTTTGGTTGGACTGATCGAAGAGGACAAATCCTTGTATTATGAATCTCTCATGTGCAAGTGCAACCAGAAAAGCCCAAATCTTAGTGGGactcttttggttttgttttccAATCTTAGTTGAATTCAGATTAGACAATCATGCAAAATACAAATTCTTCTTCTTGAACATATGGCAAATG is a window of Oryza brachyantha chromosome 8, ObraRS2, whole genome shotgun sequence DNA encoding:
- the LOC102703148 gene encoding B3 domain-containing protein Os02g0455800-like codes for the protein MAASLALSATTVGVEDVADIEVLETEYLFEKLLMPSDICGNTEWLGISEGHAWKLGRMVQGQDGHFTVFVEDGVVPGKQWRFRSGARANLSSFTTSPHGLSAPLGQANPRAGNEVGGSGRKRQASSGFAGALPMPLPVSSRRRHHTTVVRLIPEPMTETPPVLESMFLIATPPVVKTIRLFGVDIKVPLPSIVQPKRESNP